In uncultured Methanobrevibacter sp., a single genomic region encodes these proteins:
- a CDS encoding Ig-like domain-containing protein → MKTLTKVLFGICMLFLVIGAVSAGDNTTDFVSGTANSDTAAELVVEDYVTEYKSFEPLKVSLKGPNGNLIKNQEISEEFYGDLRYDADCVDNTGFTGITSHPPLLEAGEYTAYISTNYQGKILYKFIDVKITKAAAKITTYKINAENTNYVTLKAKITDKYGGEIDQGKVVFTINGKTYTAYPNIDGIASKKVKLTNPGTYTFSAKYTCRNYNTVTAKSKVVLKYPTKTVTSKVTPSHFYPTIKLNKYGDILSVIYAKKDEQYKKGVYVHIHYHGIDPPKHAKLLKVKIWFKNSKGKIITKISSKCKYNGISFKLINGYTPYKAKAWYKYK, encoded by the coding sequence ATGAAAACACTAACAAAAGTATTATTTGGAATTTGCATGCTGTTTTTAGTGATTGGTGCTGTATCTGCAGGGGATAACACAACAGATTTTGTTTCGGGCACTGCCAATAGTGATACTGCAGCTGAACTGGTAGTGGAAGATTATGTTACTGAATATAAATCTTTTGAACCATTGAAAGTTAGTCTAAAGGGACCAAATGGTAATTTAATTAAAAATCAGGAGATATCTGAAGAGTTCTACGGAGATCTTCGATATGATGCAGACTGTGTGGATAATACAGGTTTTACAGGCATTACATCCCATCCTCCACTGCTTGAAGCAGGAGAGTATACCGCATATATCTCTACAAATTATCAGGGGAAAATCTTATACAAATTTATTGATGTGAAAATAACAAAAGCGGCAGCAAAAATCACAACTTATAAAATAAATGCTGAAAACACCAACTATGTAACACTCAAAGCAAAAATAACTGATAAATACGGTGGAGAGATAGATCAAGGCAAGGTTGTATTCACAATCAACGGAAAAACATATACAGCTTATCCCAATATTGACGGAATAGCTTCTAAAAAAGTTAAACTGACAAATCCCGGAACATATACTTTCTCAGCAAAGTACACCTGTCGAAATTATAATACCGTAACTGCAAAATCCAAAGTAGTATTAAAATATCCGACAAAAACAGTAACCTCAAAAGTTACTCCTTCACATTTTTATCCTACTATAAAACTCAATAAATATGGAGACATATTGTCTGTAATATATGCAAAAAAAGATGAACAGTATAAAAAAGGAGTTTATGTTCATATTCATTATCATGGAATAGACCCGCCAAAACACGCTAAACTTTTAAAAGTAAAAATTTGGTTTAAAAATAGTAAAGGTAAAATAATTACTAAAATTTCTTCAAAATGTAAATATAATGGAATTAGTTTTAAGTTAATTAATGGATACACTCCTTATAAAGCAAAAGCTTGGTATAAATATAAATGA